Proteins co-encoded in one Armatimonadota bacterium genomic window:
- a CDS encoding DoxX family protein, which translates to MTVLVLIAQLVLGIYFLMAAWNHLVANRQAFVQYAQARGVPSPSVTVPLTGLMHLGAGLSLLLGYQVKIGAWLAIIFLVLAAFLVHHFWTDEGMEKMAQMAHFTKNLALAAALLLASLVAPETWVIRLGP; encoded by the coding sequence ATGACGGTGCTGGTCCTAATCGCACAGCTTGTCCTCGGCATCTACTTCCTGATGGCGGCCTGGAACCACCTCGTGGCCAACCGCCAGGCCTTCGTGCAGTACGCCCAGGCCCGCGGCGTGCCGTCGCCATCGGTCACCGTGCCCCTCACCGGCCTCATGCACCTCGGGGCCGGGCTCAGCCTCCTTTTGGGCTACCAGGTGAAGATCGGCGCCTGGCTCGCGATCATCTTCCTGGTCCTGGCAGCCTTCCTCGTGCACCACTTCTGGACCGACGAGGGCATGGAGAAGATGGCCCAGATGGCCCACTTCACGAAGAACCTGGCGCTGGCGGCCGCGCTGCTCCTGGCGTCGCTGGTGGCGCCTGAGACGTGGGTGATCCGCCTGGGACCGTAG
- a CDS encoding DUF4242 domain-containing protein, whose product MTVALLRTYMADCDLPGMTAQQLAGTEARARRACEQAAAAGAVVRYLRAIWVPGDWRVMYLFQAHDAAVVETVCQAAQIPFLRVVDVVDMSVR is encoded by the coding sequence ATGACCGTGGCGCTCCTCCGCACGTACATGGCCGACTGCGATCTCCCTGGCATGACTGCTCAGCAGCTGGCGGGCACCGAGGCGCGCGCCCGTCGGGCATGCGAGCAGGCGGCCGCGGCCGGCGCTGTCGTCCGGTACCTGCGCGCCATCTGGGTGCCGGGAGACTGGCGCGTCATGTACCTGTTCCAGGCCCACGATGCCGCCGTCGTGGAAACCGTCTGCCAGGCGGCGCAGATCCCGTTCCTGCGCGTCGTCGACGTCGTCGACATGAGCGTGCGGTGA
- a CDS encoding M28 family peptidase codes for MTARLRARRPDAAGHDLLAQVSLPRMWRDLEVLCSIDRTSGTAGERRAMDYIVQQLRAEGIRVEVHEFDAYLSYPREARIEVLAGEGLPREIAAKTRAFSGTTPPEGITAEVVYVPGGVDLFRDTETHRRLEAGAIAGKIVLSEAGSRRNMQTAQERGAVAYLHTWPSDEDAIHEGIVSPVWGAPTPEVVHAFPRIPILSITKASGEALRAALARGPVRLRVHSRVETGWRPVVLPVAHVPGRTDEFVLFSGHVDSWHLGATDNATGNVVTMEVARILHGARARLYRGVRWAFWPGHSTGRYAGSTWYADRFWHELAERCVLHINCDSPGVVGATVYDPITATADVAGFGTALVRELTGQTVGWERPVRAGDQSFWGAGVPSLFMGLSLRPPGQRWHVGGSGLGWWWHTEADTLDKVDPEVLRRDAQIYLLAAYRFAAVPLPPQEVAPAVDELRTVVAALQRDVGDRFDLTPVAAALDGLAQRARRFDRIAAATARAGGPPRRVEALVRARRAAIRALVQAGYVAGSPFDHDPAVPQRPLPALADAQDLKHLDPASHEARLLVTRLGRRRTQVVHTLQAAAAALDAVVGSDRSRRR; via the coding sequence GTGACGGCCCGATTGCGCGCGCGTCGCCCCGATGCCGCAGGGCACGACCTCCTGGCGCAGGTGTCGCTGCCCCGCATGTGGCGCGACCTCGAGGTCCTGTGCAGCATCGACCGCACCTCGGGCACCGCGGGCGAGCGGCGGGCCATGGACTACATCGTGCAGCAACTGCGCGCCGAGGGCATCCGCGTCGAGGTGCACGAGTTCGATGCGTACCTGAGTTACCCACGGGAGGCCCGCATCGAGGTGCTCGCTGGCGAGGGGCTGCCGCGCGAGATCGCGGCGAAGACGCGCGCGTTCTCCGGCACGACCCCGCCCGAGGGCATCACCGCCGAGGTCGTGTACGTGCCCGGCGGGGTCGACCTGTTCCGTGACACCGAGACCCACCGGCGGCTGGAGGCCGGCGCCATCGCCGGCAAGATCGTGCTCTCCGAGGCCGGCAGCCGGCGCAACATGCAGACCGCCCAGGAGCGCGGGGCGGTGGCCTACCTGCACACCTGGCCCAGCGACGAGGACGCAATCCACGAAGGGATCGTCTCGCCCGTCTGGGGCGCGCCGACGCCCGAGGTCGTCCACGCGTTCCCCCGCATCCCCATCCTGAGCATCACGAAGGCCAGCGGTGAGGCGCTGCGCGCCGCCCTGGCCCGGGGCCCGGTGCGCCTGCGGGTGCACAGTCGCGTCGAGACCGGGTGGCGGCCGGTGGTGTTGCCGGTGGCGCACGTGCCGGGCCGCACCGACGAGTTCGTGCTGTTCTCCGGGCACGTCGACTCCTGGCACCTGGGTGCGACCGACAACGCCACGGGCAACGTGGTCACCATGGAGGTCGCGCGGATCCTGCACGGCGCCCGGGCGCGGTTGTACCGGGGGGTGCGCTGGGCGTTCTGGCCGGGGCACTCCACCGGGCGGTACGCGGGCTCGACCTGGTACGCCGACCGCTTCTGGCACGAGCTGGCCGAGCGCTGCGTGTTGCACATCAACTGCGACTCGCCGGGTGTCGTCGGCGCGACCGTCTACGACCCCATCACTGCCACGGCCGACGTGGCCGGCTTCGGCACCGCGCTGGTCCGGGAGCTCACCGGGCAGACGGTGGGCTGGGAGCGGCCCGTGCGGGCCGGCGACCAGTCGTTCTGGGGCGCAGGCGTGCCGTCGCTGTTCATGGGCCTGTCGCTGCGGCCCCCGGGACAGCGCTGGCACGTGGGCGGCTCGGGCCTGGGCTGGTGGTGGCACACCGAGGCCGACACGCTGGACAAGGTCGATCCCGAGGTCCTGCGCCGCGACGCGCAGATCTACCTGCTGGCGGCCTACCGGTTCGCTGCAGTCCCCCTCCCGCCCCAGGAGGTGGCGCCCGCCGTGGACGAGTTGCGGACCGTGGTGGCGGCGTTGCAGCGCGACGTGGGCGATCGGTTCGACCTGACGCCGGTGGCCGCGGCCCTGGACGGCCTGGCGCAGCGGGCGCGCCGGTTCGACCGGATCGCCGCGGCCACCGCGCGCGCAGGCGGCCCGCCGCGCCGTGTCGAAGCGCTGGTGCGTGCGCGGCGGGCCGCCATCCGGGCGCTGGTGCAGGCGGGCTACGTGGCCGGCAGCCCTTTCGACCACGACCCGGCGGTGCCGCAGCGACCGCTGCCCGCCCTGGCCGATGCGCAAGACCTGAAGCACCTGGACCCGGCGTCGCACGAGGCGCGGCTGCTGGTCACGCGTCTGGGGCGCCGACGCACCCAGGTCGTCCACACGCTGCAGGCCGCCGCGGCCGCCCTGGACGCGGTGGTGGGCAGCGACCGATCTCGTCGGAGGTGA
- a CDS encoding cupin domain-containing protein: MATESMWFLDTLVSVRVAWAENTDHISVLEHRAPAGDSPPLHVHHTEDEVFCVLEGALRLRVGGEDRTVGPGQVLVAPKGVAHTYRVTSPEGARWLTITTQRDFENFVRAMARPALRPDLPPVSGPPTPEAAAALVETARRFGIEIVGPPLA, translated from the coding sequence ATGGCGACAGAGTCTATGTGGTTCCTGGACACACTGGTCTCTGTGCGGGTCGCCTGGGCGGAGAACACCGACCACATCTCGGTCCTGGAGCACCGGGCGCCCGCAGGAGACTCCCCGCCCCTGCACGTCCACCACACCGAGGACGAGGTCTTCTGCGTCCTGGAGGGGGCACTTCGCCTGCGGGTGGGCGGGGAGGACCGCACCGTCGGCCCCGGGCAGGTCCTGGTGGCGCCCAAGGGTGTGGCCCACACCTACCGGGTCACCTCGCCGGAAGGCGCGCGGTGGCTCACCATCACCACGCAGCGCGACTTCGAGAACTTCGTGCGGGCCATGGCGCGGCCCGCCCTCCGTCCCGACCTGCCGCCTGTGTCCGGGCCTCCCACACCCGAGGCCGCGGCGGCGCTCGTGGAGACGGCACGCCGGTTCGGGATCGAGATCGTGGGGCCACCGCTGGCGTAG
- the thiS gene encoding sulfur carrier protein ThiS, producing MDRAVQVRVNGELREVRAGTTLAELLGEPMPGSAAAVNSQVVPGSQWGQYQLQEGDRVEFVRAVQGG from the coding sequence GTGGACCGTGCGGTGCAGGTGCGGGTGAACGGCGAGCTGCGGGAGGTGCGTGCAGGCACCACCCTGGCCGAGTTGCTAGGCGAGCCCATGCCCGGGTCGGCGGCGGCGGTGAACAGCCAGGTCGTACCCGGCTCTCAGTGGGGCCAGTACCAGCTACAGGAGGGCGACCGGGTGGAGTTCGTCCGGGCAGTTCAAGGAGGCTGA
- a CDS encoding ABC transporter substrate-binding protein — MHPIRRVTLRFAPLVVAAVALAVAGSGLPGAAQARGGTFTLPIIDNARMWPIVGGLPNILVNKVLYSTLVKYDPNNWQPVGDLAERWTLGDDRLTWTFTLRRNVTWHDGQPFTARDVKFTIERLWLNPQVPFFQRGNVSEISRVDIVDDYTVRIVTKTPFATLPVMLGYLANILPEHILGRYTVDQLRNPVEFLRNPIGTGPFRFAEAVLGSHVRLVAYDRYFGGRPRLDAIVFRVVADLEQQLAQLQTGQLDLMIIEPHQLSLVQRMPNVQVIDAPQVNYTFVAFNHKLEPFGDRKVRQALTHAVDRKAILDKIYQGKGRLATGPINPLISWAYTDKVHQFPYNPELANRLLEEAGWTRGPDGIRRKGGQPLKITIDVDRGNPVREQTAVVTRQYWRDVGVDADVRVSEFNALLSRIRSRPNPLQTWTLWYITPPEADILAYYHTQGTLNEFGYANPELDRLLEAGRATFDLKERAKIYHQAQKFMAWDAPVIYLVYPHELQAMNRRVQGWVKMGYRDALTHMTNVSIGR; from the coding sequence ATGCATCCGATCCGTCGTGTGACGCTCCGGTTCGCCCCACTGGTGGTGGCGGCTGTCGCCCTGGCCGTGGCCGGCAGCGGGCTGCCGGGCGCCGCGCAGGCGCGCGGCGGGACGTTCACGCTGCCGATCATCGACAACGCCCGCATGTGGCCCATCGTGGGCGGCCTCCCCAACATCCTGGTCAACAAGGTGCTCTACAGCACCCTGGTCAAGTACGACCCCAACAACTGGCAGCCGGTGGGCGACCTGGCGGAGCGGTGGACCCTGGGCGACGACAGGCTGACGTGGACCTTCACCCTGCGCCGCAACGTCACCTGGCACGACGGCCAGCCCTTCACGGCCCGGGACGTGAAGTTCACCATCGAGCGCCTGTGGCTGAACCCGCAGGTGCCCTTCTTCCAGCGGGGCAACGTGAGCGAGATCAGCCGCGTGGACATCGTCGACGACTACACCGTGCGCATCGTGACCAAGACGCCGTTCGCCACGCTGCCGGTGATGCTGGGCTACCTGGCCAACATCCTGCCCGAGCACATCCTGGGCCGCTACACCGTCGACCAGCTGCGCAACCCCGTGGAGTTCCTGCGCAACCCCATCGGCACCGGGCCGTTCCGGTTCGCCGAGGCGGTGCTGGGCTCCCACGTCCGCCTGGTGGCCTACGACCGGTACTTCGGCGGCCGGCCGCGGCTCGATGCCATCGTCTTCCGCGTGGTGGCCGACCTGGAGCAGCAGCTGGCGCAGCTGCAGACCGGCCAGCTCGACCTGATGATCATCGAACCCCACCAGCTGAGCCTGGTGCAGCGGATGCCCAACGTCCAGGTGATCGACGCACCCCAAGTCAACTACACCTTCGTGGCCTTCAACCACAAGCTCGAGCCGTTCGGCGACCGCAAGGTGCGCCAGGCCCTGACCCACGCGGTGGACCGCAAGGCGATCCTGGACAAGATCTACCAGGGGAAGGGCCGCCTGGCCACCGGGCCCATCAACCCGCTGATCAGCTGGGCGTACACCGACAAGGTCCACCAGTTTCCCTACAACCCCGAGCTGGCCAACCGCCTGCTGGAGGAGGCGGGCTGGACACGGGGGCCCGACGGCATCCGGCGCAAGGGCGGGCAGCCCCTGAAGATCACCATCGACGTCGACCGCGGCAACCCGGTGCGCGAGCAGACCGCGGTGGTGACGCGGCAGTACTGGCGCGACGTGGGCGTGGACGCCGACGTGCGCGTGAGCGAGTTCAACGCCCTGCTCTCGCGCATCCGGTCGCGGCCCAACCCGCTGCAGACCTGGACGCTGTGGTACATCACGCCGCCGGAGGCCGACATCCTGGCCTACTACCACACCCAGGGCACCCTCAACGAGTTCGGCTACGCCAACCCCGAGCTCGACCGCCTGCTGGAGGCGGGCCGCGCGACCTTCGACCTCAAGGAGCGGGCGAAGATCTACCACCAGGCCCAGAAGTTCATGGCCTGGGACGCGCCGGTGATCTACCTGGTCTACCCCCACGAGCTGCAGGCGATGAACCGCCGCGTGCAGGGGTGGGTGAAGATGGGCTACCGGGACGCCCTGACGCACATGACGAACGTCTCGATCGGACGCTGA
- a CDS encoding aspartate/glutamate racemase family protein: MRLCYLGGEERRRYLQDAASPGVTVETLDFAPSWPRPDVIESLYDEALLAPWTVEMCVEAERRGFDAVVTGCAGDPGVEAARELVRIPVIGPGQAGLYAAAMLGDRFAVLSPLESTVRPTRALVRHYGLAEKCAAVRSVDCSVTELRAGRHETFEKVLAVARRCLAEDGADTLVLACASLSHRFGDALAAALPVPVVNVLRASVRLAEFLVGSRLSHSKVAYPTPTARGHGAAVRAGGGA; the protein is encoded by the coding sequence ATGCGCCTGTGCTACCTGGGCGGCGAGGAGCGTCGTCGCTACCTGCAGGACGCCGCGAGTCCGGGGGTGACGGTCGAGACGCTCGACTTTGCGCCGTCGTGGCCGCGGCCGGACGTCATTGAGTCGCTCTACGACGAGGCGCTGCTGGCGCCGTGGACCGTCGAGATGTGCGTGGAGGCCGAACGCCGGGGCTTCGACGCGGTCGTCACGGGCTGCGCCGGCGACCCGGGCGTGGAGGCCGCGCGCGAGCTGGTCCGCATCCCCGTCATCGGGCCGGGACAGGCGGGCCTGTACGCGGCAGCCATGCTGGGCGACCGGTTCGCGGTGCTCTCACCGCTGGAGAGCACCGTGCGGCCGACACGCGCGCTGGTCCGCCACTACGGCCTGGCCGAGAAGTGCGCAGCGGTGCGGTCCGTGGACTGCAGCGTGACGGAGTTGCGGGCGGGCCGACACGAGACCTTCGAGAAGGTGCTCGCGGTGGCCCGCCGCTGCCTCGCCGAGGACGGTGCCGACACGCTGGTGCTGGCGTGCGCGAGCCTGAGCCACCGGTTCGGCGACGCGCTGGCTGCCGCGCTGCCCGTGCCGGTGGTGAACGTGCTCCGGGCGTCGGTGCGCCTGGCCGAGTTCCTGGTGGGCAGCCGCCTGTCGCACTCGAAGGTCGCCTACCCCACGCCGACCGCACGCGGGCACGGCGCGGCGGTGCGGGCAGGAGGTGGCGCGTGA
- a CDS encoding ornithine cyclodeaminase family protein yields the protein MALVLTAEQVAACLTAAEVLEALRAGFRAEAEGRVVQPDRLTTDVPSGWLRIMPAVVGIDGAGYMGCKVMNLVRGAGVRYLILLYDAGSGELLAVMDAAQITQMRTAGVAVLAAQHMLDGPVGVLGVLGSGYEARGLLAAMAEALPFAEAVVYSPRRASREAFAAEMRARIGRPVVAVDSADAVVARAPVLVLATKSAEPVLDGRRVLPGATVLSIGSTRLDLRELDVESLRRARWVLVDSVRGVHAESGDVRAALDAGVLAPDRLVPLADVLRDGRRLRTHPDDVLVLKTVGTAMQDLVVAGRVYARARARRLGTEVGEIPQLKPFA from the coding sequence ATGGCCCTGGTGCTGACCGCCGAGCAGGTCGCGGCCTGCCTCACAGCCGCCGAGGTCCTGGAGGCCCTGCGGGCCGGGTTTCGCGCCGAGGCCGAGGGACGCGTGGTGCAACCCGACCGCCTGACCACCGACGTGCCCTCCGGCTGGTTGCGGATCATGCCGGCGGTGGTGGGGATCGACGGCGCGGGCTACATGGGTTGCAAGGTGATGAACCTGGTGCGGGGCGCCGGCGTCCGCTACCTGATCCTCCTCTACGACGCCGGGAGCGGCGAGCTGCTGGCGGTCATGGACGCCGCCCAGATCACGCAGATGCGCACAGCGGGCGTCGCGGTGCTCGCCGCGCAACACATGCTCGACGGCCCGGTGGGTGTCCTGGGCGTGCTGGGCAGCGGCTACGAGGCGCGCGGCCTGCTGGCCGCCATGGCCGAGGCGTTGCCGTTTGCGGAGGCGGTCGTCTACAGCCCGCGACGCGCCAGCCGCGAGGCGTTCGCTGCCGAGATGCGCGCGCGCATCGGACGGCCGGTCGTCGCGGTCGACTCCGCCGATGCCGTGGTCGCCCGCGCGCCCGTGCTCGTGCTCGCCACCAAGAGCGCCGAGCCGGTGCTCGACGGCCGGCGGGTGCTCCCGGGCGCCACGGTGCTGTCCATCGGGTCGACCCGGCTCGACCTGCGGGAACTCGACGTCGAGTCGCTGCGGCGAGCCCGCTGGGTGCTCGTCGACTCCGTGCGCGGCGTGCACGCCGAGTCGGGCGACGTGCGGGCCGCGCTGGACGCGGGGGTGCTGGCCCCGGACCGCCTCGTGCCGCTCGCCGACGTCCTGCGTGACGGTCGGCGGCTGCGCACCCATCCGGACGACGTGCTCGTGCTGAAGACCGTGGGCACGGCGATGCAGGACCTGGTGGTGGCCGGGCGCGTCTACGCCCGCGCCCGGGCCCGGCGGCTGGGCACGGAGGTCGGCGAGATCCCCCAGCTCAAGCCGTTCGCGTGA
- a CDS encoding thiazole synthase, protein MQGLWDTDPWELAGRTFHSRLILGTARYPSYQVLVDALTAAGVEMVTVALRRVRPSAEGEDLYRLLRAHGIDVLPNTAGCFTATEAVLVAELAREALGTNWIKLEVIADEDTLLPDPAELVVAARDLVARGFVVLPYTNDDPVLARKLEDVGCAAVMPLGAPIGSGLGIRNPHNIALIVSRAKVPVIVDAGVGTASDVAIAMELGCHAVLLNTAVARAHDPVTMARAMRHAAMAGRAAYVAGRMPKRFWAEPSSPLEGRVEEPAWP, encoded by the coding sequence GTGCAAGGGCTGTGGGACACAGACCCGTGGGAGCTGGCGGGCCGCACGTTTCACTCGCGGCTGATCCTGGGCACCGCGCGCTACCCCAGCTACCAGGTCCTGGTGGACGCGTTGACGGCTGCGGGGGTGGAGATGGTGACCGTGGCCCTGCGGCGCGTGCGGCCATCTGCGGAGGGCGAGGACCTGTACCGGCTGCTGAGGGCCCACGGCATCGACGTCCTGCCCAACACCGCGGGCTGCTTCACCGCCACGGAGGCGGTGCTGGTGGCAGAGCTGGCCCGGGAAGCCCTGGGCACCAACTGGATCAAGCTGGAGGTCATCGCGGACGAGGACACCTTGCTTCCGGACCCTGCGGAGCTGGTGGTGGCGGCCAGGGATCTGGTGGCGCGTGGCTTCGTGGTGCTGCCGTACACGAACGACGACCCGGTGCTGGCCAGGAAGCTGGAGGACGTGGGCTGCGCGGCCGTGATGCCCCTGGGCGCTCCCATCGGCAGCGGGCTGGGAATCCGCAACCCGCACAACATCGCCCTCATCGTGTCCCGGGCCAAGGTGCCCGTGATCGTGGACGCTGGGGTGGGGACGGCGTCCGACGTGGCCATCGCCATGGAGCTGGGTTGCCACGCGGTCCTCCTCAACACCGCGGTGGCCCGGGCGCACGACCCTGTGACCATGGCGCGGGCCATGCGGCACGCCGCCATGGCGGGCCGCGCCGCATACGTGGCGGGCCGGATGCCGAAGCGGTTCTGGGCGGAGCCCTCCTCGCCCCTGGAGGGCCGGGTGGAAGAACCCGCCTGGCCATAG
- the thiO gene encoding glycine oxidase ThiO: MTEIVVVGGGIIGLAVAEELARHGHDVVVLERDRVGDSCAASAAAGMLAPAAEADTTPEVTTHLALESHRMYPEWVARLEAESGVSVGFDRSGTVVVALDADDLRELAHLEQAQKRFGLQTQRLSTEQARELQPSLGPSVVGGLLLEHDWQVDPRRLLQALRRSVEVHRGRILEHSPAEEVRRRNGGWAVRLRGGEEVVAEKVAVAAGAWSASLLPQDVYPLPVRPVRGIVLRLGAGLDSLRVVRTPRVYVVPRAWQETVLGATVEERGWAREALAGGVYELLREGRRPLPCVDEMPLREVAVGFRPAIRDNVPAVGPLDERASLLVATGHYRKGVELAPLSAVLVRHVVEGTDHHMLASVDPRRFQGG, encoded by the coding sequence GTGACAGAAATCGTGGTCGTGGGCGGAGGGATCATCGGCCTGGCAGTCGCAGAAGAGCTTGCCCGCCACGGCCACGACGTGGTGGTCCTGGAGCGGGACCGGGTAGGGGATAGCTGTGCTGCTTCTGCAGCCGCGGGGATGCTGGCCCCGGCGGCGGAGGCGGACACCACTCCCGAGGTCACCACTCATCTGGCCCTGGAGAGCCACCGCATGTACCCGGAGTGGGTGGCGCGGTTGGAGGCGGAGTCTGGCGTCTCCGTGGGCTTCGACCGGTCGGGGACGGTGGTGGTGGCCCTGGACGCGGACGACCTGCGGGAGCTGGCCCACCTGGAGCAGGCGCAGAAGCGGTTCGGGCTGCAGACCCAGAGGCTTTCCACGGAGCAAGCCCGGGAGCTGCAGCCGTCTTTAGGTCCGTCGGTGGTGGGCGGGCTGCTGTTGGAGCACGACTGGCAGGTGGACCCGCGGCGGCTCTTGCAGGCCCTCCGGCGCAGTGTGGAGGTACACCGCGGGCGGATCCTGGAGCACTCGCCCGCGGAGGAAGTGCGCAGGCGGAACGGCGGATGGGCCGTGCGGTTGCGGGGCGGAGAAGAGGTGGTGGCCGAAAAGGTGGCCGTGGCCGCGGGTGCCTGGAGCGCTTCCCTGCTGCCGCAGGACGTGTACCCGTTGCCTGTGCGGCCTGTGCGCGGGATCGTGCTGCGGTTGGGCGCGGGGTTGGACTCCCTGAGGGTTGTCAGGACGCCGCGGGTCTACGTGGTCCCGCGAGCATGGCAGGAGACGGTGCTGGGGGCGACGGTGGAGGAACGGGGCTGGGCGCGCGAGGCGCTGGCCGGGGGCGTGTACGAGCTCTTGCGGGAAGGCCGGCGGCCGCTTCCCTGTGTGGACGAGATGCCTTTGCGGGAGGTGGCAGTGGGCTTTCGGCCTGCCATCCGGGACAACGTGCCCGCGGTCGGGCCCTTGGACGAGAGAGCCAGCCTCCTGGTGGCCACCGGCCACTACCGCAAAGGCGTGGAGCTGGCGCCGCTGAGCGCCGTGTTGGTCCGGCACGTGGTGGAGGGGACCGACCACCACATGCTGGCCTCTGTGGACCCCCGGCGGTTCCAGGGGGGGTGA
- a CDS encoding thiamine phosphate synthase, protein MADVDAAGGEASWRRVLERLRFAKPAVPAAVQVRAKDRPSGSLEKLAREAAEILGRSFPLTLNGPAGMARELGFAGVHWPESQIPHAVPPEAAQLMRSASVHNLAALRAAERVAHYVVFGPVFAPGSKAGLGVGVEALREFCREARVPVLAIGGVTRDTVAVCLQAGAAGVAVVSAVLRAGDPVRALEEVGGPAPRPGML, encoded by the coding sequence GTGGCGGACGTGGACGCTGCGGGCGGGGAGGCCTCGTGGCGACGGGTGCTGGAGCGCCTCAGGTTTGCAAAGCCCGCGGTGCCCGCGGCCGTACAGGTCAGGGCCAAAGACAGGCCCAGCGGATCCCTCGAGAAGCTGGCCCGGGAGGCGGCGGAGATCCTCGGGCGGAGCTTTCCCCTGACCCTCAACGGACCTGCGGGCATGGCGCGGGAGCTGGGGTTCGCGGGAGTGCACTGGCCGGAGTCTCAGATCCCCCACGCAGTTCCGCCGGAAGCGGCGCAACTGATGAGATCCGCCAGTGTCCACAACCTGGCAGCCCTGCGGGCCGCTGAGCGAGTGGCCCACTACGTCGTGTTCGGCCCGGTGTTCGCTCCGGGCTCCAAAGCGGGTTTGGGGGTGGGGGTGGAGGCGCTGCGCGAGTTTTGCCGGGAGGCACGGGTGCCGGTACTGGCGATCGGAGGCGTTACCCGGGACACGGTGGCGGTGTGCTTGCAGGCCGGTGCTGCGGGGGTCGCGGTGGTCTCGGCGGTGCTTCGCGCTGGGGACCCGGTTCGAGCGCTTGAGGAGGTCGGAGGGCCTGCGCCGCGGCCCGGGATGCTGTGA